A region from the Gemmatimonadota bacterium genome encodes:
- the nth gene encoding endonuclease III, which translates to MNLKKRFSKAEKAERIAEILDELYPDPEGSLRHGSAYTLLVAVLLSAQCTDVRVNQVTPVLFARADTPEKMIALSVEEIEGIIRPCGLAPRKAQAIFDLSRILLDEHDGEVPQSYEGLEALPGVGHKTASVVMAQAFGVPAFPVDTHIHRLAYRWGLSSGKNVVQTERDLKRIFPAEIWNKLHLQIIFFGREYCPARGHDPHQCRICSVYGRRSLL; encoded by the coding sequence ATGAATTTGAAAAAGCGTTTTAGTAAAGCCGAGAAAGCCGAAAGAATTGCCGAGATTTTAGACGAATTGTATCCCGATCCCGAAGGATCGCTGAGACACGGGAGTGCCTATACCTTGCTGGTCGCTGTGTTGTTGTCGGCGCAGTGTACCGATGTGCGGGTCAATCAGGTGACGCCGGTTTTATTTGCCAGGGCAGATACGCCAGAGAAAATGATTGCGCTGTCGGTTGAAGAAATCGAAGGCATTATCCGTCCGTGTGGGTTGGCGCCTCGCAAAGCGCAGGCGATTTTCGATTTGTCTCGTATTTTGCTGGATGAACACGATGGCGAGGTGCCCCAATCTTATGAAGGTTTGGAAGCATTGCCCGGCGTGGGACACAAGACGGCGTCGGTGGTGATGGCTCAGGCTTTTGGCGTGCCGGCATTTCCCGTGGATACGCATATTCATCGTCTCGCCTATCGATGGGGGTTGTCCAGTGGCAAAAATGTGGTGCAGACCGAGCGCGATTTGAAACGCATTTTTCCCGCGGAAATTTGGAATAAGCTGCATTTGCAGATTATTTTTTTTGGACGAGAATATTGCCCTGCGAGAGGCCATGATCCCCATCAATGCCGCATTTGTAGCGTGTATGGACGCAGAAGTTTGCTTTGA
- a CDS encoding biopolymer transporter ExbD gives MNFKKKGGVSHSIPTGSMADITFLLLIFFMVSTVFVRYRVTGIIMPKAEKIEELKKRRHINYLWVSADRKIYIDDKLANLDQIAGIFYDRRVKDPRMVVSLKCDYRAPYGLISSVMEELRKADALRINFATNREG, from the coding sequence ATGAATTTTAAGAAAAAAGGTGGTGTCTCACACAGCATCCCCACCGGGTCTATGGCCGACATTACTTTTTTGCTGCTCATTTTCTTTATGGTATCTACGGTTTTTGTCCGCTACCGCGTGACGGGCATTATTATGCCCAAGGCCGAAAAAATCGAAGAACTCAAGAAACGTCGTCACATCAACTATCTATGGGTTTCTGCTGATCGCAAAATCTATATTGACGACAAGCTGGCGAATCTCGATCAGATAGCCGGGATTTTTTACGATCGCCGTGTCAAAGATCCCCGCATGGTCGTATCACTCAAATGTGACTACCGCGCGCCTTATGGATTGATCAGTAGTGTGATGGAAGAATTGCGCAAGGCCGATGCGCTGCGCATCAACTTTGCGACCAACCGAGAGGGGTAA
- a CDS encoding YifB family Mg chelatase-like AAA ATPase has product MTSRVLSCATLGIDAYIVHIEADISRRLPSFSVVGLPDSTVKESRDRVMAAIKNAGRTFPTNRITVNLAPADIRKEGSAFDLPIAIGIIAAMGDSISPEKLSQYLILGELALDGTVRPVRGALSMAVEAKKAGLKGLLVPVENAQEAAITGGLDVLPVRDLSEALDFFEGYCDIMPFEINSQAIFRQARMHRVDFRDVRGQEHAKRALEVAAAGAHNAILMGPPGSGKTMLARRLPTILPNLTLDEALQTTKIHSVAGLLPPDTALVAVRPFRSPHHTISDAGLIGGGPYPRPGEVSLAHHGVLFLDELPEFKKQVLESLRQPIEDSFVTIARAAMSLSYPAQFMLVCAMNPCPCGYLGDPHHECICSPPVVQRYVNRISGPLMDRIDIHVEAPAVQYEELANEPAGESSAEVRKRVQGARQIQLERFADYRDLFSNAHMGSREIRMFCKIDDRSEELLRMAITRLGLSARAYDRILKASRTIADLEGEEDIQSRHVAEAIQYRSLDRRLWE; this is encoded by the coding sequence ATGACTTCGCGTGTGTTGAGTTGTGCTACGCTGGGTATTGATGCGTATATCGTGCATATTGAGGCGGATATTTCGCGTCGGCTTCCCTCATTTTCAGTGGTGGGTTTGCCCGATAGTACGGTGAAGGAGAGCCGGGATCGGGTGATGGCTGCGATTAAAAATGCCGGGCGAACATTTCCAACTAATCGGATTACGGTGAATTTGGCACCGGCAGATATTCGAAAGGAAGGCTCGGCATTTGATTTGCCGATTGCGATAGGTATTATCGCCGCGATGGGCGATTCAATTTCACCCGAGAAGCTGTCGCAATATCTCATTTTGGGTGAGTTGGCTTTAGATGGTACGGTGCGGCCCGTGCGCGGGGCACTGTCAATGGCTGTGGAAGCCAAAAAGGCGGGTTTAAAAGGGTTGCTCGTCCCTGTGGAGAATGCGCAAGAGGCGGCGATTACTGGAGGGTTAGATGTTTTGCCGGTGCGCGATTTGAGTGAGGCACTGGATTTTTTTGAGGGGTACTGCGATATCATGCCCTTTGAAATCAATAGCCAGGCGATTTTTCGGCAGGCGCGGATGCATCGGGTGGATTTTAGGGATGTGCGCGGGCAAGAGCATGCCAAGCGCGCGCTGGAGGTGGCGGCGGCAGGCGCGCATAACGCGATTCTCATGGGACCACCCGGATCTGGTAAGACGATGCTCGCCAGGAGATTGCCGACCATTTTACCCAATCTGACCCTGGATGAGGCTCTGCAGACGACAAAAATTCACTCGGTGGCGGGGTTGCTGCCGCCTGATACGGCACTGGTGGCAGTAAGGCCGTTTCGTTCGCCACATCACACGATTTCAGATGCGGGATTGATCGGTGGCGGTCCCTATCCCCGGCCGGGAGAGGTGTCGCTGGCACATCACGGGGTGCTGTTTTTGGATGAGCTTCCCGAGTTTAAGAAACAGGTTTTGGAGTCTCTTCGCCAACCTATTGAGGACAGTTTTGTGACGATTGCACGCGCGGCGATGTCGCTTTCGTATCCCGCGCAGTTTATGCTCGTTTGCGCCATGAATCCGTGTCCGTGCGGGTATTTGGGCGATCCACACCACGAGTGTATTTGCTCGCCACCTGTGGTGCAGCGCTATGTCAATCGAATCTCGGGACCGCTGATGGATCGCATTGATATTCACGTAGAAGCCCCGGCTGTGCAGTATGAAGAACTGGCCAATGAACCCGCTGGCGAGTCTTCTGCAGAGGTTCGCAAGCGCGTGCAAGGCGCGCGGCAAATACAATTGGAACGGTTTGCAGATTATAGAGATTTGTTTAGCAACGCGCACATGGGGTCGCGAGAGATTCGGATGTTTTGTAAAATTGATGATAGGAGCGAGGAGTTGTTGCGGATGGCGATTACGCGATTGGGGCTTTCGGCGCGGGCCTATGATCGCATCCTGAAGGCGAGCCGCACAATAGCAGATCTGGAAGGCGAAGAGGATATCCAATCGCGCCATGTTGCCGAGGCGATTCAATACCGTAGTCTGGATAGAAGGTTGTGGGAGTGA
- a CDS encoding sulfatase-like hydrolase/transferase, producing MASDKPNIILILSDDLGYECLGCYGGESYRTPVLDGLSKEGMRFDHAYVLPLCTPTRLQLMTGKYNFRNWRAFGVMDPQERTFGHLMQAAGYKTCISGKWQMYSYNPPDFEPEWRGKGQLAEDSGFDEYCLWHTEHTEDKGSRYADPVIQQNGAYLEDTEGKYGPDIYTAYICDYIERHKDEPFFVYYPMALTHGPFEPTPHSEIWSENRHDSGVKYFKDMVEYMDVVIGRIVDKLDELGLRENTLLLFIGDNGSPRQVTSMINGREFQGGKGLSTDAGTRVPFVASWPGTIPPGSVCDDLIDCSDFVPTMMDMAGISLPEDDVFDGVSFLPQLKGEAGTPREWIFAHHDPLPGWGKVGYYLKRWAQDKRWKLYDTGDLYDVVADELEEHPVVDGGAEAEVARQKLQPVLDRMK from the coding sequence ATGGCTTCTGATAAACCAAATATTATTCTGATTCTGTCCGATGATTTGGGATATGAATGCCTGGGGTGTTATGGGGGTGAATCGTATCGAACTCCCGTGCTGGATGGTTTGAGCAAGGAGGGGATGCGTTTTGACCATGCGTATGTCCTGCCGCTGTGTACGCCGACTCGGTTACAGTTGATGACGGGTAAATACAATTTTCGAAATTGGAGAGCTTTTGGCGTGATGGACCCTCAGGAGCGCACCTTTGGACATCTGATGCAAGCGGCTGGGTACAAAACGTGTATTTCGGGTAAATGGCAAATGTATAGCTATAATCCGCCGGATTTTGAGCCCGAGTGGCGCGGTAAGGGGCAATTGGCGGAAGATTCGGGTTTTGACGAGTATTGCTTATGGCATACGGAACACACCGAGGATAAGGGGTCGCGGTATGCCGATCCGGTGATTCAGCAAAATGGAGCGTATTTGGAGGATACAGAGGGCAAGTACGGTCCGGATATTTATACGGCTTATATTTGCGATTATATCGAGCGGCACAAGGATGAGCCATTTTTTGTTTATTATCCCATGGCGCTGACACACGGTCCGTTTGAACCCACGCCCCATAGTGAAATATGGTCTGAAAACCGACACGATAGCGGTGTGAAGTATTTTAAAGATATGGTTGAGTATATGGATGTGGTGATTGGACGGATTGTAGATAAATTGGATGAACTCGGTCTGAGAGAGAATACTTTGCTTTTGTTTATTGGCGATAATGGTTCGCCCCGTCAGGTGACTTCTATGATTAATGGTCGCGAGTTCCAGGGGGGGAAGGGCCTTTCGACCGATGCGGGTACGCGGGTGCCATTTGTCGCGAGTTGGCCGGGGACAATTCCCCCGGGGTCTGTGTGTGATGATTTGATCGATTGTAGTGATTTTGTGCCCACTATGATGGATATGGCTGGCATTTCTTTGCCCGAGGACGATGTGTTTGATGGGGTGTCATTTTTGCCGCAGTTAAAGGGCGAGGCGGGAACGCCGCGCGAGTGGATTTTTGCCCATCACGATCCCCTTCCCGGATGGGGTAAGGTGGGGTATTACTTAAAGCGGTGGGCACAGGATAAACGCTGGAAGCTCTACGATACGGGCGATTTGTACGATGTGGTAGCAGATGAGTTGGAAGAACACCCGGTCGTCGATGGGGGCGCAGAAGCCGAGGTAGCGCGACAAAAATTGCAGCCCGTGCTGGATCGGATGAAGTAG
- a CDS encoding energy transducer TonB codes for MAMIRGKAPEADLRRSYNKVFGYCTLVTFVLHTAVAVIFPTFEASASDRKKKQIIIENVDIPETRQIKRPPPPPRPAVPIETESDDVPDDVTIESTDLDFDDAMVDMPPPPPPGSYEEEEEILEFYMVEQKPKVKHQVNPKYPEIARKAGLTGKVFLKFLVDKNGRVSNVTVLRGQEIFRQAAIDAVLQFRFEPAQQNDKPVSVWMTQPMSFRLN; via the coding sequence ATGGCAATGATTCGGGGAAAAGCACCAGAAGCCGATTTGCGACGTTCTTATAATAAGGTTTTTGGATATTGCACATTGGTCACGTTTGTCCTGCACACCGCCGTGGCTGTGATTTTTCCAACTTTTGAAGCCTCTGCGAGTGATCGCAAGAAGAAACAGATCATTATTGAAAATGTGGATATTCCAGAAACTCGTCAGATTAAACGTCCGCCGCCGCCGCCGCGACCTGCTGTGCCAATTGAAACAGAGAGCGACGATGTGCCCGATGACGTGACTATTGAGAGTACTGATCTCGATTTTGACGATGCAATGGTCGATATGCCGCCGCCACCGCCGCCGGGTTCATATGAGGAAGAAGAAGAAATCCTCGAGTTTTATATGGTTGAGCAAAAACCAAAAGTCAAACATCAGGTAAATCCTAAATATCCTGAAATTGCCCGCAAAGCCGGGTTGACTGGAAAAGTGTTTTTGAAGTTTTTGGTTGATAAGAATGGTCGGGTAAGCAATGTGACTGTACTTAGAGGTCAAGAAATTTTCCGTCAAGCGGCGATTGATGCTGTTCTGCAATTCAGGTTTGAACCAGCCCAACAAAATGACAAGCCGGTTTCTGTTTGGATGACACAGCCGATGTCTTTCCGCTTGAACTAA
- a CDS encoding MFS transporter, with product MKKDTFLYVNAFLMDSCFSIVGICVPLYALQFGATYDDLGHINAWGALAYSVTSLVSGRLSDRMGYRQIMRIGSFCLFLAFVGYIGVNRIWHFILLSVLSAVAIAHYWPPMQAYLGRGKSRDMLLPALGRFNVAWTLGVFVGPAAGGVLFAFHPFSGFVLSGFFVLLLFLGLIVVPILESEPGVAATRSVVATSGHFFPLALLANFATFFVIGLIRALFPKLATDLGISPDLLGFLLALIALTQLAVFYFMSRTDRWQFRLSPIIFAQLLGAFGLGLIGMGTKPIVFACGFLLLGGLIGVTFTASIFYSLYAEGPGGRRTGIHEAIVGSGFLFGPLLGGLVAEHFNARLPYLMGSMVILMTIGIQLFIHKVKAPSGFVPQTGD from the coding sequence GTGAAAAAAGATACTTTTTTGTATGTCAATGCCTTTTTAATGGATAGCTGTTTTTCCATTGTGGGCATTTGCGTTCCATTATACGCCCTGCAATTCGGTGCGACTTATGACGATCTCGGGCACATCAATGCCTGGGGTGCATTGGCTTATTCTGTGACCAGTCTCGTTTCTGGCCGCCTTTCAGACCGGATGGGTTATCGTCAGATTATGAGAATTGGGAGTTTTTGTCTTTTTCTGGCATTTGTGGGATATATCGGTGTCAATCGCATCTGGCATTTTATTTTGCTTTCTGTGCTTTCTGCTGTTGCCATTGCACATTATTGGCCCCCAATGCAAGCCTATCTTGGGCGCGGGAAATCGCGAGATATGTTGTTACCCGCTTTGGGGCGATTCAATGTGGCGTGGACATTGGGCGTGTTTGTTGGCCCAGCCGCAGGTGGTGTGTTGTTCGCATTCCACCCGTTTAGCGGATTTGTTTTGTCTGGCTTTTTTGTGCTTCTGTTATTTCTGGGGCTGATCGTCGTTCCCATTTTGGAATCGGAGCCAGGTGTTGCGGCTACAAGATCGGTTGTTGCGACGTCAGGACATTTTTTTCCCCTTGCATTGTTGGCCAATTTTGCAACGTTTTTTGTGATTGGGCTTATACGTGCGCTCTTTCCAAAATTGGCGACGGATCTCGGCATTTCACCGGATTTGCTGGGGTTTTTGCTCGCGCTGATCGCTTTGACCCAACTTGCGGTTTTTTATTTTATGTCGCGGACAGATCGATGGCAATTTCGTCTGTCACCTATTATTTTCGCTCAGCTTTTGGGAGCTTTTGGCCTCGGTTTGATCGGGATGGGTACAAAACCGATTGTTTTTGCATGTGGTTTTTTGCTGCTGGGCGGGCTTATTGGGGTAACGTTTACAGCGAGTATTTTTTACAGTTTGTACGCAGAAGGTCCAGGAGGTCGTCGCACGGGTATTCACGAAGCGATTGTGGGGAGTGGATTTTTATTTGGTCCGCTCCTCGGTGGTCTTGTTGCCGAGCATTTTAATGCGCGATTGCCCTATTTGATGGGTAGTATGGTTATTCTGATGACGATTGGTATTCAGTTGTTTATCCATAAAGTGAAAGCTCCCAGCGGCTTTGTGCCGCAGACGGGCGATTAG
- a CDS encoding tetratricopeptide repeat protein — MSMRSFLAMLSLSVLMAGSALAQVVSPESAEKYNAGQELYKKRQYQKALVAFEEAVKIDAKNAQAYRAIGTTYRKLRNYTKAIEAYQMATSIKTDYAAAYFEMGELQLQTKDYTGAQASMQKVLSIDPSFADGKARDRLKVAYLQEGTTLFRRRNYKAAAAQYESATQVDPSDATVFYNLGLAHRSARSVNAAREALETAIELNPNYGKAHRGLGDLFRATGKNSSAASAYLKAIQADAKDTRSRLNLAVVYQAMKQNSKAISVLSKAAQVDPKNADVHTALGKAYSDARQYTNAVASYKRALGIKNTAEVNYRIAEPYFGLKQYQNAIRHANKAVSSSKWRVPANVILGDCYRELGQKERAISHYKKGVGNRQYKKYCEDQIDRILNPMGGGEEEAQ; from the coding sequence ATGTCCATGCGTTCCTTCCTTGCGATGCTTTCATTGTCTGTGCTAATGGCTGGCTCTGCCCTTGCACAGGTTGTGAGTCCCGAATCAGCGGAAAAGTACAATGCCGGACAGGAGTTATACAAAAAAAGACAGTATCAAAAAGCACTCGTAGCTTTTGAGGAAGCTGTAAAAATCGATGCTAAAAACGCGCAGGCATATCGCGCGATAGGCACGACATATCGAAAGCTCCGCAATTACACAAAGGCCATAGAAGCTTATCAAATGGCGACTTCAATCAAGACGGATTACGCAGCTGCTTATTTTGAGATGGGCGAATTGCAATTGCAGACCAAAGACTATACAGGCGCCCAGGCGAGCATGCAAAAGGTGCTGTCGATTGATCCCAGTTTTGCCGACGGCAAAGCACGGGATAGGTTAAAGGTGGCTTATCTTCAAGAAGGCACCACGTTGTTCAGGCGGCGCAATTACAAGGCAGCTGCGGCTCAGTATGAAAGTGCCACGCAAGTCGATCCTTCAGATGCGACCGTATTTTACAATTTGGGTCTGGCACATAGAAGTGCTCGCAGTGTGAATGCCGCGCGCGAAGCACTTGAAACAGCCATTGAGCTGAATCCGAACTATGGCAAAGCCCATCGCGGTTTGGGTGATCTCTTCAGGGCGACAGGAAAAAATAGCAGTGCAGCAAGCGCGTACTTAAAGGCGATTCAAGCGGATGCAAAAGATACGAGATCTCGCCTGAATCTGGCAGTGGTCTATCAGGCGATGAAGCAAAATAGCAAAGCGATCTCCGTGCTTTCAAAAGCAGCACAGGTTGATCCCAAGAATGCAGATGTTCACACAGCACTTGGCAAAGCCTATTCAGATGCCAGACAGTACACAAATGCTGTTGCTTCCTACAAAAGGGCACTGGGCATTAAGAATACAGCCGAGGTAAACTATCGGATAGCTGAACCCTATTTTGGACTCAAGCAATACCAAAATGCGATCAGGCACGCCAATAAAGCCGTGTCTTCATCTAAATGGAGAGTGCCCGCCAATGTCATTCTGGGCGATTGTTATCGCGAGCTTGGCCAAAAAGAAAGAGCGATTTCGCACTACAAAAAAGGGGTTGGGAATCGCCAATACAAGAAATATTGCGAAGACCAGATTGATCGCATCCTCAATCCAATGGGCGGTGGAGAAGAAGAGGCACAGTAA